Proteins co-encoded in one Bemisia tabaci chromosome 9, PGI_BMITA_v3 genomic window:
- the LOC109034797 gene encoding basic phospholipase A2 acanthin-1 has translation MLLGVIVLVTLNILSVIGKATPNVDETNEGASIYGSEIQSSQQLGRSKRSLPNLYNMMERTLPCTKGLKGSFVYNGHGNWCGSGGSGNTIDGIDECCRDHDYCYANKTRCGSSLKEYTSNYDWTLSYGSRPDSLIITCNDRDFESCKFMLCECDVKFIRCLQKQPCP, from the coding sequence ATGCTATTAGGCGTAATCGTTCTCGTCACGCTGAACATTCTCAGCGTGATCGGAAAAGCTACTCCGAACGTGGACGAAACCAACGAGGGTGCATCAATTTACGGCTCCGAAATCCAATCCTCTCAACAACTGGGCAGATCCAAACGATCATTACCGAACCTCTACAACATGATGGAAAGGACGCTCCCTTGTACTAAGGGTTTGAAAGGATCATTTGTCTACAACGGGCATGGCAATTGGTGCGGTTCCGGGGGTTCTGGCAATACTATCGATGGGATCGATGAATGCTGTAGGGACCATGACTATTGTTACGCCAACAAGACTAGGTGTGGCTCCTCCTTGAAAGAATACACATCGAACTACGACTGGACCTTATCATATGGTAGTAGACCTGACAGTCTCATCATAACCTGTAACGACCGAGACTTTGAGTCTTGTAAGTTCATGCTGTGCGAGTGTGATGTAAAGTTTATCCGGTGTCTTCAAAAGCAACCGTGTCCCTAG